The following proteins are co-located in the Pseudomonas antarctica genome:
- a CDS encoding DUF1302 domain-containing protein, protein MTSVNQFWRRARLPLAVSLASTLAGPAFGVSFNIGEIEGSFDSSLSVGASWSTAGRNKDLIGANNGGRGLSQTSDDGHLNFNKGDAFSKIFKGIHDLELKYGDTGIFVRGKYWYDFALQNEDLDFKNVSNDNRKEGAKSSGGQILDAFVYHNYTIADQPGNVRLGKQVVSWGESTFIGGGINSINPIDVSAFRRPGAEIKEGLIPVNMFYVSQTLTDNLSAEAFYQLEWDQTVVDNCGTFFSQPDVIADGCSNNLRVLNKRSTIPGAALPTLNALGVDVNNEGVLVRRGGDRDARDSGQFGVAMHYNFEPLDTEFGAYFMNYHSRAPIFSATGAPNSAYTRPLGPLAALRPLIVAGSSNYFVEYPEDIRLYGLSFSTTLPTGTAWSGELSYRPNAPVQLSTTDILYAGVTPIPGFGNASVLKGTPGQDLHGYNRKEVTQFQTTFTHFFDQVMGATRLTTVGEIGVTHVGGLESKNVARYGRDPVFGPGTLPGGFCTALDNSTAQGAGLPNASGLNTNCNNDGYTTATSWGYRARAIWEYPDVFAGVNLKPNVAWSHDVKGYSPGPGGNFEEGRKAVSLGVDAEYQNTYTVSLNYTNFFGGKFTTVDDRDFIALSAGVNF, encoded by the coding sequence ATGACCTCAGTAAACCAGTTCTGGCGCCGGGCAAGACTGCCCCTGGCCGTCAGTCTCGCTTCTACGCTCGCCGGGCCCGCATTCGGCGTCAGTTTCAACATCGGTGAAATCGAAGGTAGCTTTGACTCATCCCTGTCGGTGGGGGCAAGCTGGTCGACTGCAGGTCGAAACAAGGACCTGATCGGTGCCAACAACGGTGGCAGGGGGTTATCGCAAACCTCCGATGACGGCCACCTGAACTTCAACAAGGGTGATGCCTTCTCGAAGATCTTCAAGGGCATCCATGACCTTGAGTTGAAATACGGCGATACCGGCATCTTTGTGCGTGGCAAATACTGGTACGACTTCGCGCTGCAAAACGAAGACCTCGACTTCAAGAACGTCAGCAACGACAACCGTAAAGAGGGCGCCAAGTCCTCTGGCGGGCAGATTCTCGATGCCTTCGTCTACCACAACTACACCATCGCCGATCAGCCGGGTAACGTGCGTCTTGGCAAGCAGGTCGTGAGCTGGGGCGAAAGTACGTTCATTGGTGGCGGTATCAACTCGATCAACCCGATCGACGTCTCTGCATTCCGCCGTCCGGGCGCCGAGATCAAGGAAGGCCTGATTCCGGTCAACATGTTCTACGTGTCCCAGACCCTGACCGACAACCTCTCCGCAGAGGCGTTCTACCAGTTGGAGTGGGACCAGACCGTGGTGGATAACTGCGGTACGTTCTTCTCCCAGCCGGACGTGATTGCCGATGGTTGCAGCAATAACCTGCGGGTCTTGAACAAGCGTTCCACCATCCCTGGCGCGGCCTTGCCAACCCTTAACGCGCTTGGCGTCGATGTGAACAACGAAGGCGTGCTGGTGCGTCGCGGCGGTGACCGTGATGCACGCGACAGCGGCCAGTTCGGCGTGGCCATGCACTACAACTTCGAGCCGCTGGACACTGAGTTCGGCGCGTATTTCATGAACTACCACAGCCGTGCGCCGATCTTCAGCGCGACAGGTGCGCCAAACTCGGCCTACACCCGTCCGCTGGGGCCATTGGCGGCATTGCGTCCGTTGATCGTGGCGGGCAGTTCGAATTACTTCGTTGAGTACCCGGAAGATATCCGCCTCTATGGCTTGAGCTTCTCCACCACGCTGCCTACCGGCACCGCCTGGAGTGGTGAATTGAGCTACCGGCCAAACGCGCCGGTACAGCTGAGCACCACCGATATTCTGTATGCGGGCGTCACGCCGATTCCGGGCTTTGGCAATGCTTCGGTGCTCAAGGGCACGCCGGGCCAGGACCTGCACGGTTACAACCGCAAGGAAGTGACCCAGTTCCAGACCACCTTTACGCACTTCTTCGACCAGGTGATGGGCGCCACCCGCCTGACAACCGTGGGCGAAATCGGCGTGACCCATGTGGGCGGCCTTGAGAGCAAAAACGTTGCACGTTATGGCCGTGATCCAGTCTTTGGTCCCGGCACCCTGCCTGGCGGTTTCTGCACCGCACTCGACAATTCGACGGCTCAAGGTGCCGGCCTGCCCAATGCGTCCGGCCTGAACACCAACTGCAACAATGACGGCTACACCACTGCGACGTCCTGGGGTTACCGCGCCCGGGCAATCTGGGAATACCCGGATGTGTTTGCCGGTGTGAACCTCAAGCCCAACGTGGCCTGGTCCCATGACGTCAAAGGTTACTCGCCAGGCCCTGGCGGCAACTTTGAAGAGGGTCGCAAGGCCGTCAGCCTGGGTGTCGATGCCGAGTACCAGAACACCTACACCGTCAGCCTGAACTACACCAACTTCTTTGGTGGCAAATTCACCACGGTGGATGATCGCGATTTCATCGCTCTGAGCGCCGGCGTGAACTTCTAA
- a CDS encoding DUF1329 domain-containing protein: MKITKSLLQVGVLGLSIMAGSVMAAVSADEAAKLGTTLTPMGAEMAGNAAGTIPKWSPLPTNAGAVDARGFLANPYASEQPQFTITAQNVEQYKDKLAPGQYAMFKRYPDTFKMPVYPTHRGATVPADVFAAIKKNATHTNLVSGGNGLENFETAVPFPIPKSGVEVIWNHITRYRGGSVTRLVTQATPQTNGSFSLVYFRDQFVFRDKMKDYDPKNPGNVLFYFKQQVTAPARLAGGVLLVHETLDQVKEPRSAWVYNAGQRRVRRAPQVSYDGPGTAADGLRTSDNLDMYNGAPDRYDWKLEGKKEIYIASNSYKIDDPKLKYVDIIKAGHINQDLARYELRRVWHVVATLKEGQRHIYAKRDFFIDEDTWQAAVIDHYDGRGQLWRVAEAHAENYYDKQVPWYALETLYDLQSGRYLALGMKNEEKQAYDFGFTATTSDFTPAALRQDGVR; encoded by the coding sequence ATGAAAATAACTAAAAGTCTGTTGCAGGTGGGTGTGCTCGGGCTGTCGATCATGGCGGGTAGCGTCATGGCGGCAGTCTCGGCGGATGAGGCGGCCAAACTGGGCACGACCCTGACGCCGATGGGCGCCGAAATGGCCGGCAACGCGGCCGGCACCATTCCGAAATGGTCGCCACTGCCGACCAATGCCGGCGCTGTGGATGCCCGTGGTTTCCTGGCCAACCCGTATGCCAGCGAACAACCGCAGTTCACCATCACCGCGCAGAACGTCGAGCAGTACAAAGACAAGCTGGCGCCTGGGCAGTACGCGATGTTCAAGCGTTACCCGGACACCTTCAAGATGCCGGTCTACCCGACGCATCGCGGCGCTACCGTGCCGGCTGATGTGTTTGCCGCCATCAAGAAGAACGCCACCCACACCAACCTGGTGTCGGGCGGCAACGGCCTGGAAAACTTCGAAACCGCTGTACCGTTCCCGATTCCCAAGAGCGGCGTCGAGGTTATCTGGAACCACATCACCCGTTATCGCGGCGGCAGCGTGACCCGTCTGGTCACCCAGGCCACCCCGCAAACCAACGGTTCGTTCAGTCTGGTGTACTTCCGCGATCAGTTCGTGTTCCGCGACAAGATGAAGGACTACGACCCGAAAAACCCGGGCAACGTGCTGTTTTACTTCAAGCAGCAAGTGACCGCACCGGCGCGTCTGGCCGGTGGTGTGCTGCTGGTGCACGAAACCCTCGACCAGGTGAAAGAACCGCGTTCGGCATGGGTCTATAACGCCGGCCAGCGCCGCGTGCGCCGGGCACCGCAAGTGTCCTATGACGGGCCGGGTACCGCTGCCGATGGCCTGCGTACCTCGGACAATCTCGACATGTACAACGGCGCACCCGACCGCTACGACTGGAAGCTGGAAGGCAAAAAAGAAATCTACATCGCCTCCAACAGCTACAAGATCGACGATCCGAAACTCAAGTATGTCGACATCATCAAGGCCGGCCACATCAACCAGGACCTGGCTCGCTACGAGCTGCGTCGCGTCTGGCACGTGGTCGCGACGTTGAAGGAAGGCCAGCGCCACATTTACGCCAAACGTGACTTCTTCATCGACGAAGACACCTGGCAAGCAGCGGTCATCGACCACTACGACGGCCGTGGCCAACTGTGGCGCGTCGCCGAAGCCCATGCCGAGAACTACTACGACAAGCAAGTGCCGTGGTACGCCCTGGAAACCCTCTACGACCTGCAGTCCGGCCGCTACCTGGCGCTGGGCATGAAGAACGAAGAGAAGCAGGCGTATGACTTCGGCTTCACCGCCACCACCAGCGACTTCACCCCCGCGGCCTTGCGCCAGGACGGTGTTCGCTAA